Proteins co-encoded in one Xiphophorus couchianus chromosome 16, X_couchianus-1.0, whole genome shotgun sequence genomic window:
- the abi3a gene encoding ABI family, member 3a isoform X1 produces MKDQNYKDEVTKILEEAPSARKALQENYQNLLNVADYCYNTYTQSGENSKKALEETKNFTTQSLASVAYQISTLANNVLSLLDAQTNQLRQMESSINLIGQTIEMHKEKVARREIGAFTAVRRVPRNHKIIPPTGTQPRPSYSHRPINYQQLDEIGHGIKVSGKQPEKTGTIRKHGASIRSNKAPEPVQCPVAPPAGGSSFGKPVAPPTIPPIGQAPPDCNILTSLLDEAPLPPPLPDEELLQSGDVTSGLPPPPPPPDSSGLMVAPTAPPPPPPPSGSSGVVINQSAPPPPPPPPPPSSSSGVVINHSAPAPPPIAPLTLETVVEENSLPPPSPPPPSDNNGFPPLPNDGSDFLAPPPPPPPPQEGDVTLTSRRSRRRRSPPTTRSVSLRVRSGPASRCRYTRSLFLPAVQSFRIPPPPPYPPPHAPPEPIASSSSSPSSPFPLLSRSSSASPRLCLPARLEHLDLQILAPPPPLSLDDIGEFDDIMPPLPPPVDYDINAPPDYLEKVVALYTYEASKPDDLSLTEGDIIYMMRRHDDGWCEGVCNGREGFFPENYVQACD; encoded by the exons ATGAAGGACCAAAACTATAAGGACGAGGTGACGAAGATTCTGGAGGAAGCTCCAAGCGCCAGGAAAGCTCTGCAGGAAAACTATCAAAACCTGCTCAATGTGGCCGATTACTGCTACAACACCTACACCCAG TCAGGTGAAAACAGCAAGAAGGCATTGGAGGAAACTAAAAACTTTACCACCCAATCATTAGCCAGTGTTGCGTATCAGATCAGCACTCTGGCTAACAATGTCCTGAGTCTGCTGGATGCTCAGACCAATCAGCTTCGCCAGATGGAGTCCTCCATAAATTTGATTGGTCAG ACCATAGAAATGCATAAAGAGAAAGTTGCACGGCGGGAAATAGGTGCCTTCACGGCAGTCAGACGAGTTCCTCGCAACCATAAGATCATCCCTCCAACTGGCACGCAGCCCCGCCCATCGTACAGCCACCGACCAATCAACTACCAGCAGCTGGACGAGATCGGCCACGGCATTAAG GTCTCTGGGAAACAGCCGGAGAAAACGGGAACGATCCGGAAACACGGAGCCTCCATCAG GTCCAACAAAGCTCCTGAGCCAGTTCAGTGCCCAGTggctccccctgctggagg GTCCAGCTTTGGGAAACCTGTAGCTCCGCCCACCATCCCCCCCATTGGCCAAGCTCCACCTGACTGTAACATCCTCACCAGTTTGCTGGATGAAgctccacttcctcctcctctccctgaCGAGGAGTTGCTACAGAGTGGGGACGTCACCTCCggtctgcctcctcctcctccgcctcctgaTTCCTCAGGACTGATGGTGGCTCCAACGgcacctcctcctccacctcctccttctGGCTCCTCAGGGGTTGTGATCAATCAAAGcgctccacctcctcctccaccacctcctcctccttcttcttcttctggggTTGTGATCAATCACAGcgctcctgctcctcctccaaTTGCACCGCTCACCCTAGAAACAG TGGTGGAGGAGAACAGCCTGCCTCCTCCTTCCCCTCCCCCTCCCTCTGATAATAATGGCTTCCCGCCATTACCCAATGATGGCTCAGATTTTCTGGCCCCacctccaccacctccacctcccCAGGAAGGAGACG TGACCCTCACATCTCGGAGGAGTCGCCGCCGGCGCTCACCTCCGACCACTCGCTCTGTCTCTCTGAGGGTCCGCTCGGGCCCCGCCTCTCGCTGCCGCTACACTCGCTCTCTCTTCTTGCCTGCAGTCCAGTCAT TCAGGAttcccccccctcctccttaCCCTCCCCCTCATGCCCCTCCGGAGCCCATcgcctcttcatcctcctctcctTCTTCCCCCTTCCCCCTGCTCTCTCGCTCTTCCTCCGCCTCCCCTCGGCTCTGCTTACCTGCTCGTCTTGAACATCTGG ATCTTCAGAtcttagccccgccccctcctcTTTCATTGGATGATATTGGAGAATTTGATGACATCATGCCGCCCCTTCCTCCTCCAGTGGACTATGACATCAATGCTCCCCCAGACTACCTGGAGAAAG TGGTGGCGCTGTATACTTACGAGGCCTCCAAGCCTGACGACCTCTCTCTAACTGAGGGGGACATCATTTACATGATGCGTCGCCATGACGACGGCTGGTGTGAGGGCGTCTGTAATGGCCGGGAGGGCTTCTTCCCGGAAAACTACGTCCAGGCATGTGACTAG
- the abi3a gene encoding ABI family, member 3a isoform X2, producing MKDQNYKDEVTKILEEAPSARKALQENYQNLLNVADYCYNTYTQSGENSKKALEETKNFTTQSLASVAYQISTLANNVLSLLDAQTNQLRQMESSINLIGQTIEMHKEKVARREIGAFTAVRRVPRNHKIIPPTGTQPRPSYSHRPINYQQLDEIGHGIKVSGKQPEKTGTIRKHGASIRSNKAPEPVQCPVAPPAGGSSFGKPVAPPTIPPIGQAPPDCNILTSLLDEAPLPPPLPDEELLQSGDVTSGLPPPPPPPDSSGLMVAPTAPPPPPPPSGSSGVVINQSAPPPPPPPPPPSSSSGVVINHSAPAPPPIAPLTLETVVEENSLPPPSPPPPSDNNGFPPLPNDGSDFLAPPPPPPPPQEGDDLQILAPPPPLSLDDIGEFDDIMPPLPPPVDYDINAPPDYLEKVVALYTYEASKPDDLSLTEGDIIYMMRRHDDGWCEGVCNGREGFFPENYVQACD from the exons ATGAAGGACCAAAACTATAAGGACGAGGTGACGAAGATTCTGGAGGAAGCTCCAAGCGCCAGGAAAGCTCTGCAGGAAAACTATCAAAACCTGCTCAATGTGGCCGATTACTGCTACAACACCTACACCCAG TCAGGTGAAAACAGCAAGAAGGCATTGGAGGAAACTAAAAACTTTACCACCCAATCATTAGCCAGTGTTGCGTATCAGATCAGCACTCTGGCTAACAATGTCCTGAGTCTGCTGGATGCTCAGACCAATCAGCTTCGCCAGATGGAGTCCTCCATAAATTTGATTGGTCAG ACCATAGAAATGCATAAAGAGAAAGTTGCACGGCGGGAAATAGGTGCCTTCACGGCAGTCAGACGAGTTCCTCGCAACCATAAGATCATCCCTCCAACTGGCACGCAGCCCCGCCCATCGTACAGCCACCGACCAATCAACTACCAGCAGCTGGACGAGATCGGCCACGGCATTAAG GTCTCTGGGAAACAGCCGGAGAAAACGGGAACGATCCGGAAACACGGAGCCTCCATCAG GTCCAACAAAGCTCCTGAGCCAGTTCAGTGCCCAGTggctccccctgctggagg GTCCAGCTTTGGGAAACCTGTAGCTCCGCCCACCATCCCCCCCATTGGCCAAGCTCCACCTGACTGTAACATCCTCACCAGTTTGCTGGATGAAgctccacttcctcctcctctccctgaCGAGGAGTTGCTACAGAGTGGGGACGTCACCTCCggtctgcctcctcctcctccgcctcctgaTTCCTCAGGACTGATGGTGGCTCCAACGgcacctcctcctccacctcctccttctGGCTCCTCAGGGGTTGTGATCAATCAAAGcgctccacctcctcctccaccacctcctcctccttcttcttcttctggggTTGTGATCAATCACAGcgctcctgctcctcctccaaTTGCACCGCTCACCCTAGAAACAG TGGTGGAGGAGAACAGCCTGCCTCCTCCTTCCCCTCCCCCTCCCTCTGATAATAATGGCTTCCCGCCATTACCCAATGATGGCTCAGATTTTCTGGCCCCacctccaccacctccacctcccCAGGAAGGAGACG ATCTTCAGAtcttagccccgccccctcctcTTTCATTGGATGATATTGGAGAATTTGATGACATCATGCCGCCCCTTCCTCCTCCAGTGGACTATGACATCAATGCTCCCCCAGACTACCTGGAGAAAG TGGTGGCGCTGTATACTTACGAGGCCTCCAAGCCTGACGACCTCTCTCTAACTGAGGGGGACATCATTTACATGATGCGTCGCCATGACGACGGCTGGTGTGAGGGCGTCTGTAATGGCCGGGAGGGCTTCTTCCCGGAAAACTACGTCCAGGCATGTGACTAG
- the dnaaf19 gene encoding dynein axonemal assembly factor 19, with the protein MSQRDIIDFSALEKELKAAVESERKYHRENQAKLRAVSQGVDYDQFRGLVLTSHLKPLDKKDRDGAPRKQPWNPVAPGNT; encoded by the exons ATGTCACAGCGTGACATCATTGATTTTTCTGCGCTGGAGAAGGAGCTCAAGGCGGCGGTGGAGTCTGAGAGAAAATACCATCGAGAAAACCAAGCGAAGCTGAGGGCCGTGAGCCAGGGAGTGGATTACGATCAGTTCAG AGGTCTGGTTCTGACCTCTCACCTGAAGCCTCTGGACAAGAAGGACAGAGACGGAGCTCCACGGAAACAACCATGGAACCCTGTAGCTCCTGGAAACACGTGA